In Gopherus evgoodei ecotype Sinaloan lineage chromosome 10, rGopEvg1_v1.p, whole genome shotgun sequence, a single window of DNA contains:
- the MPI gene encoding mannose-6-phosphate isomerase isoform X2 — protein MAELRVFPLSCVVQKYAWGKIGLDSEVAKLLASSDPLAQIDPDKPYAELWMGTHPRGDAVILDNRIPQKTLGQWIADNPGCLGSKVKETFQGQLPFLFKVLSVNTALSIQAHPNKELAGKLHAQFPEHYPDANHKPEMAIALTPFQGMCGFRPVEEIVAFLQEVPEFRALIGNVAAEQLERSVCNDPRGVSAALRVCFTRMMKSEKKVFVDQLNMLVKRISQEVAAGKDTSGSSGKLLLQLHSQFPGDIGCFAIYFLNLVMLQPGESMFLGANEPHAYLYGDCIECMACSDNTVRAGLTPKFIDVLTLCEMLNYTPAPSSSKVFAPTQSRLDPCVYLYDPPVPDFTVMKIED, from the exons ATGGCGGAGCTGAGAG TGTTTCCCCTCTCCTGCGTTGTGCAGAAATATGCCTGGGGGAAGATCGGCCTGGACAGCGAAGTGGCCAAGCTCCTGGCTAGCAGTGATCCACTGGCACAGATTGATCCAGACAAGCCATATGCTGAG CTCTGGATGGGAACCCACCCTAGAGGCGACGCTGTTATTCTGGATAATCGAATTCCCCAGAAGACCTTAGGACAATGGATAGCAGATAATCCTGGATGCCTGGGATCCAAGGTCAAGGAGACCTTCCAGGGCCAGTTGCCTTTCCTATTCAAAGTGCTGTCAGTTAACACAGCCCTGTCCATCCAGGCCCATCCCAACAAG GAGCTGGCGGGGAAGCTTCATGCCCAGTTTCCCGAGCACTATCCAGATGCCAATCACAAGCCAGAGATGGCCATTGCACTGACCCCCTTCCAGGGCATGTGCGGCTTCCGGCCCGTGGAGGAAATTGTGGCTtttctccagg AGGTCCCTGAGTTCCGGGCGCTGATTGGCAAcgtggcagcagagcagctggagcgcagtGTGTGCAATGACCCCCGAGGCGTGTCTGCTGCGCTGCGGGTCTGCTTCACCAGGATGATGAAGAGCGAAAAGAAGGTCTTTGTGGACCAGCTGAATATGCTGGTGAAGAGGATTTCCCAGGAAG TTGCTGCGGGAAAGGACACCTCGGGGAGCAgcgggaagctgctgctgcagctgcactcacAGTTCCCGGGAGACATTGGCTGCTTTGCCATTTACTTCCTGAACCTGGTgatgctgcagccaggggagtcTATGTTCTTGGGAGCCAACGAGCCTCATGCCTACCTCTATGGAG ACTGCATTGAATGCATGGCATGCTCCGACAACACCGTGCGAGCAGGCCTGACGCCCAAATTCATTGACGTGCTCACTCTGTGTGAAATGCTGAACTACACCCCAGCACCGAGCAGCTCCAAGGTCTTTGCCCCCACGCAGAGCCGCTTGGATCCCTGTGTCTACCTCTACGACCCACCTGTGCCAGACTTCACTGTCATGAAAATAGAG GATTAA
- the MPI gene encoding mannose-6-phosphate isomerase isoform X1, translating to MAELRVFPLSCVVQKYAWGKIGLDSEVAKLLASSDPLAQIDPDKPYAELWMGTHPRGDAVILDNRIPQKTLGQWIADNPGCLGSKVKETFQGQLPFLFKVLSVNTALSIQAHPNKELAGKLHAQFPEHYPDANHKPEMAIALTPFQGMCGFRPVEEIVAFLQEVPEFRALIGNVAAEQLERSVCNDPRGVSAALRVCFTRMMKSEKKVFVDQLNMLVKRISQEVAAGKDTSGSSGKLLLQLHSQFPGDIGCFAIYFLNLVMLQPGESMFLGANEPHAYLYGDCIECMACSDNTVRAGLTPKFIDVLTLCEMLNYTPAPSSSKVFAPTQSRLDPCVYLYDPPVPDFTVMKIEIPSSIKLYLISAIDSASILLVLQGTAVGTSTAAISEMTLRRGSVLFISANESVSLHLSSLDGMLLFRACCLL from the exons ATGGCGGAGCTGAGAG TGTTTCCCCTCTCCTGCGTTGTGCAGAAATATGCCTGGGGGAAGATCGGCCTGGACAGCGAAGTGGCCAAGCTCCTGGCTAGCAGTGATCCACTGGCACAGATTGATCCAGACAAGCCATATGCTGAG CTCTGGATGGGAACCCACCCTAGAGGCGACGCTGTTATTCTGGATAATCGAATTCCCCAGAAGACCTTAGGACAATGGATAGCAGATAATCCTGGATGCCTGGGATCCAAGGTCAAGGAGACCTTCCAGGGCCAGTTGCCTTTCCTATTCAAAGTGCTGTCAGTTAACACAGCCCTGTCCATCCAGGCCCATCCCAACAAG GAGCTGGCGGGGAAGCTTCATGCCCAGTTTCCCGAGCACTATCCAGATGCCAATCACAAGCCAGAGATGGCCATTGCACTGACCCCCTTCCAGGGCATGTGCGGCTTCCGGCCCGTGGAGGAAATTGTGGCTtttctccagg AGGTCCCTGAGTTCCGGGCGCTGATTGGCAAcgtggcagcagagcagctggagcgcagtGTGTGCAATGACCCCCGAGGCGTGTCTGCTGCGCTGCGGGTCTGCTTCACCAGGATGATGAAGAGCGAAAAGAAGGTCTTTGTGGACCAGCTGAATATGCTGGTGAAGAGGATTTCCCAGGAAG TTGCTGCGGGAAAGGACACCTCGGGGAGCAgcgggaagctgctgctgcagctgcactcacAGTTCCCGGGAGACATTGGCTGCTTTGCCATTTACTTCCTGAACCTGGTgatgctgcagccaggggagtcTATGTTCTTGGGAGCCAACGAGCCTCATGCCTACCTCTATGGAG ACTGCATTGAATGCATGGCATGCTCCGACAACACCGTGCGAGCAGGCCTGACGCCCAAATTCATTGACGTGCTCACTCTGTGTGAAATGCTGAACTACACCCCAGCACCGAGCAGCTCCAAGGTCTTTGCCCCCACGCAGAGCCGCTTGGATCCCTGTGTCTACCTCTACGACCCACCTGTGCCAGACTTCACTGTCATGAAAATAGAG ATTCCCTCCTCTATTAAGCTGTACCTCATCTCAGCCATCGACTCTGCAAGTATACTGCTGGTGCTCCAAGGCACGGCCGTGGGCACCTCCACCGCTGCCATTTCTGAAATGACCCTGCGCCGGGGCTCAGTGCTCTTCATCTCTGCCAACGAGAGCGTCTCCCTGCACCTGTCCTCCCTAGATGGAATGCTGCTCTTCCGAGCCTGCTGCCTCCTCTAG